GGAGCCGTTGCCTGGCGCTCTTGGTGGCCCAGGCGATATGAGGGGTGATGAAGCAGTTGGGGGCGTTAAACAGCGGACAGTCGGGACCGGGGGGCTCCTTCTCCAGGACATCGAGTCCGGCCCCTGCCAGGGCATGGGTGGTCAATGCCTCAACCAGCGCCGATTCATCCACCAGCGGGCCGCGGCTGGTGTTGATGAGAAAGGCGGTGGGTTTCATCTTTTGGAGCCGGTCCCGGTCGATCAGGTGATAGGTGTCGGGGGTCAGGGGGCAATGGAGGCTGATGACGTCGCTTTGTCGAAAGAGGGTGTCCAGATCCACCATTTGCACAGGATGCGGACAGGACCGGGGCGGGGTTATGTCCGAAGCCATGATCTTCATGCCCAAGGCCGCGGCCAAGCCGGCAGTGGCCAGCCCGATGCGGCCCAAGCCCACGATCCCGATGGTGAGGCCGTTCAGCTCGATGAGGGGATGATCCCAGAAGCAGAAGTCCTCTGAGCGGCTCCAGGCGCCCTCCCTTACCTTGTCGCTGTGGTCCGCCACATGATGACAGAGGTTCAGGAGGTGCGCAAAGACCATCTGGGCCACGGAAACGGTGCCATAGGCGGGCACATTGGTCACGGTGATGCCACGGCGGTCCGCGGCCGCTATATCCACCACGTCGTATCCTGTGGCCAGGAGCCCGATGTATTCAAGCCCGGGACTCTGTTCAATGGCGGCGGCCGATACGACAACCTTATTGGTAAGGAGGTTT
This genomic stretch from Deltaproteobacteria bacterium harbors:
- a CDS encoding D-2-hydroxyacid dehydrogenase — its product is MVITVLDGYTLNPGDLSWAPLKALGDCTVYDRTPPERTIERSRDAGNLLTNKVVVSAAAIEQSPGLEYIGLLATGYDVVDIAAADRRGITVTNVPAYGTVSVAQMVFAHLLNLCHHVADHSDKVREGAWSRSEDFCFWDHPLIELNGLTIGIVGLGRIGLATAGLAAALGMKIMASDITPPRSCPHPVQMVDLDTLFRQSDVISLHCPLTPDTYHLIDRDRLQKMKPTAFLINTSRGPLVDESALVEALTTHALAGAGLDVLEKEPPGPDCPLFNAPNCFITPHIAWATKSARQRLLSAAVDNVKAFLEHSPRNVVNHPVISS